In Juglans microcarpa x Juglans regia isolate MS1-56 chromosome 4S, Jm3101_v1.0, whole genome shotgun sequence, a single window of DNA contains:
- the LOC121263361 gene encoding galactinol synthase 1-like, translating to MAPELLAAAAKLAGCVKPASLPSRAYVTFLAGDGDYVKGVVGLAKGLRKAKTAYPLVVAVLPDVPEEHRRILMSQGCIVREIEAVYLPENQTQFAMAYYVINYSKLRIWEFVEYSKMIYLDGDIQVFENIDHLFDLPDGHFYAVKDCFCEKTWSHTPQYKIGYCQQCPEKVKWPTDQLGLPPPSPYFNAGMFVFEPSLSTYKDLLKTLKLTTPTPFAEQDFLNIFFKDTYKPIPLVYNLVLAMLWRHPENVELEKVKVVHYCAAGSKPWRYTGKEENMQREDIKMLVKKWWDIYNDESLDYKKPTAATDGEADPVNIHPFLAAFSEAGAVHYVTAPSAA from the exons ATGGCTCCGGAGCTCCTCGCAGCTGCTGCGAAACTCGCCGGGTGCGTTAAACCTGCTAGCCTGCCAAGCCGGGCCTACGTGACTTTCTTGGCCGGCGACGGGGACTACGTGAAGGGCGTCGTCGGGCTGGCCAAAGGATTGAGGAAGGCCAAAACGGCGTACCCGTTGGTCGTCGCGGTGCTTCCCGACGTGCCCGAGGAGCACCGTCGGATCTTGATGTCTCAGGGCTGCATAGTCCGCGAAATCGAGGCCGTTTACCTGCCCGAGAACCAGACCCAGTTCGCCATGGCCTACTACGTCATCAACTACTCCAAGCTCCGTATATGGGAG TTCGTGGAATACAGTAAAATGATATACTTGGATGGAGACATCCAGGTGTTTGAGAACATCGACCACCTCTTTGATTTGCCGGACGGGCATTTCTACGCAGTGAAGGACTGCTTCTGTGAGAAAACATGGAGTCACACCCCGCAATACAAGATCGGGTACTGCCAGCAGTGCCCCGAAAAGGTCAAGTGGCCCACCGATCAGTTGGGCCTACCGCCGCCTTCCCCTTACTTCAACGCCGGCATGTTTGTGTTCGAGCCCAGTTTGTCCACCTACAAGGACCTCTTGAAGACCCTGAAACTCACAACCCCAACCCCATTTGCTGAGCAG GACTTCTTGAACATATTCTTTAAAGATACTTACAAACCCATCCCGCTCGTTTACAATCTTGTGCTTGCTATGTTGTGGAGACACCCGGAGAATGTGGAGCTCGAGAAAGTTAAAGTTGTTCACTACTGTGCAGCA GGATCAAAGCCATGGAGATATACGGGGAAAGAAGAGAACATGCAGAGAGAGGACATCAAGATGCTTGTGAAGAAGTGGTGGGATATTTACAACGATGAATCATTGGACTACAAGAAACCGACCGCGGCTACCGACGGTGAAGCAGATCCAGTGAACATCCATCCCTTCTTGGCTGCTTTTTCCGAGGCCGGTGCCGTTCACTATGTGACAGCACCGTCAGCGGCTTAG